The Brassica oleracea var. oleracea cultivar TO1000 chromosome C6, BOL, whole genome shotgun sequence genome includes a region encoding these proteins:
- the LOC106300285 gene encoding uncharacterized protein LOC106300285: MENKTDHGNEDGPKHSQVVKIKKEFEKIRQPSLQQPEMRRVLAEIKRRQRSRSPLGLGERSIPVGN, from the coding sequence ATGGAGAACAAGACCGATCATGGAAACGAAGATGGTCCGAAACATAGCCAAGTGGTGAAGATAAAGAAAGAATTTGAAAAGATAAGGCAGCCATCGCTGCAGCAACCGGAGATGAGAAGGGTCCTCGCCGAGATCAAGAGACGTCAACGTTCACGTTCACCACTCGGCTTAGGTGAGAGATCTATTCCCGTTGGGAACTGA